The Microbacterium luteum genome includes a region encoding these proteins:
- a CDS encoding LuxR C-terminal-related transcriptional regulator has product MNRLTETTDPTVEMLPRAAHALGALDDLVTRRPPLRAAIVGGAGSGKTDALAYLRGRLDRDGRPTHLWSARDSTDPVDDDVTLLVDDAQELDEKALGTLLERAHRPDAGLVIAYRTWPAPPALVEITRVVEHDSPPLLLGEVTLAEVRTDLLSADAACAQHILDISGGTAWLVAACVEAHDLQDCSDDPEHRELARVVRRRVQHRLETVSPAVRRRIETLSLGARHAGAETADAAEIIAEGHAEGLLTANGRPLPLVADAARASTSIDVLIDLIWHGSLDLVPGSDLAASLDGIVDSALGNAIAERARAEIACQPALAAALFERAVACGVPESEIAAAHAHALWAAGDGDGAGLLLGGVGIDRAHPDHDLAADTLATTWADRGMMSIAHDTYRAMPPASAPGRTRALVAAAGAGRLVERDLSTGTADATAPAAPSARGVALDLLDRGLRATLSDDSPREAVDDLRRAADLSCAARDTSPTPELPAVIAATAAIGIGDLDLAHTVITDALTHTAHCRRWRPRLLLWNAWIAVQREQVAEARRSLAAATADGAVLSARDDVIAAAVTVELARRYDDVAALGSAWDSLKSRVRRVEPDLYMLLPLSELVIVSARLGDAEWMQPAFRDALALVDRLGEPSVWATALHWAGIQRGILENRPDDLAPHAKALVTAARRNPLAARMAQAGRAWTAILAGTVDPDAVEAAARGLSTVGLAWDGARLAGHGARRSKDKKVGARLLACARELHPRETAPSGEPATGPVPTSANTGLSEREHEIAQLVLQGRTYAEIGAELFISPRTAEHHIGQIRRRLAATSRSDLLAKLRVAMSTTEGAGR; this is encoded by the coding sequence GTGAACAGGCTCACCGAGACCACCGATCCGACGGTAGAGATGCTTCCCCGGGCTGCCCACGCGCTCGGCGCCCTCGACGACCTCGTCACGCGCAGACCCCCACTGCGCGCAGCGATCGTCGGGGGTGCCGGCTCGGGCAAGACGGATGCGCTCGCCTACCTGCGCGGTCGGCTCGACCGAGACGGCCGGCCGACCCACCTGTGGTCGGCGCGCGATAGCACCGATCCCGTCGACGACGACGTGACCCTCCTCGTCGACGACGCGCAGGAGCTCGACGAGAAGGCGCTCGGAACACTCCTCGAACGCGCGCATCGACCCGACGCGGGCCTCGTCATCGCCTACCGCACGTGGCCGGCACCGCCGGCGCTGGTGGAGATCACCCGCGTGGTCGAGCACGACAGTCCGCCCCTGCTGCTGGGCGAGGTGACGCTCGCCGAGGTGCGCACCGATCTGCTGTCGGCGGATGCGGCGTGCGCGCAGCACATCCTCGACATCAGCGGCGGCACCGCGTGGCTGGTGGCCGCGTGCGTCGAGGCGCACGACCTCCAGGACTGCAGCGACGACCCCGAGCACCGCGAGCTCGCACGCGTCGTGCGCCGCCGGGTCCAGCACCGGCTCGAGACGGTCTCGCCGGCCGTTCGCCGCCGCATCGAGACCCTCAGCCTCGGCGCGCGTCACGCCGGTGCCGAGACCGCCGACGCCGCGGAGATCATCGCAGAGGGCCATGCCGAGGGACTGCTCACGGCCAACGGACGCCCCCTCCCGCTCGTGGCCGACGCGGCCCGGGCCAGCACGTCGATCGACGTGCTCATCGATCTGATCTGGCACGGCTCGCTCGACCTCGTGCCGGGCTCCGACCTGGCCGCGAGTCTCGACGGGATCGTCGACTCCGCGCTCGGCAACGCGATCGCCGAACGCGCACGCGCCGAGATCGCCTGCCAGCCGGCGCTCGCGGCCGCACTCTTCGAGCGCGCCGTCGCGTGCGGCGTGCCGGAATCCGAGATCGCCGCCGCGCACGCGCACGCCCTGTGGGCCGCCGGGGACGGCGACGGGGCCGGACTGCTCCTCGGCGGCGTGGGGATCGACCGCGCTCACCCGGACCACGACCTCGCCGCCGACACGCTCGCGACGACATGGGCCGACCGCGGGATGATGTCGATCGCACACGACACGTACCGTGCGATGCCGCCGGCGTCGGCGCCCGGTCGCACGCGCGCACTCGTCGCCGCCGCCGGCGCCGGCAGACTCGTCGAGCGCGACCTCTCCACGGGCACAGCGGATGCGACGGCACCGGCGGCCCCGTCTGCCCGGGGGGTCGCGCTCGATCTGCTGGATCGCGGCCTGCGCGCCACGCTCTCCGATGACAGCCCCCGCGAGGCTGTGGATGACCTTCGCCGCGCGGCCGACCTGTCGTGCGCCGCCCGGGACACCTCGCCGACGCCCGAGCTTCCGGCCGTCATCGCCGCGACCGCCGCGATCGGGATCGGGGACCTGGATCTCGCCCACACGGTGATCACCGACGCCCTCACCCACACCGCGCACTGCCGCCGCTGGCGTCCGCGCCTGCTGCTGTGGAACGCGTGGATCGCCGTGCAGCGCGAGCAGGTCGCCGAGGCGCGACGCTCGCTGGCCGCGGCGACCGCCGACGGCGCCGTGCTCTCGGCCCGCGACGACGTCATCGCCGCGGCCGTCACGGTCGAACTCGCTCGGCGCTACGACGACGTCGCCGCGCTCGGATCCGCCTGGGACTCGCTCAAGAGCCGGGTGCGCCGTGTCGAACCCGACCTGTACATGCTGCTGCCGCTGAGCGAACTGGTGATCGTCTCGGCCCGCCTCGGCGACGCCGAATGGATGCAGCCGGCCTTCCGCGACGCACTCGCCCTCGTCGACCGGCTCGGTGAGCCGTCGGTGTGGGCGACGGCGCTGCACTGGGCGGGCATTCAGCGCGGCATCCTCGAGAATCGCCCCGACGACCTCGCACCGCACGCCAAAGCACTCGTCACCGCCGCCCGCCGCAACCCGCTCGCCGCCCGCATGGCGCAGGCCGGGCGAGCGTGGACGGCCATCCTCGCCGGCACCGTCGACCCCGACGCGGTGGAAGCGGCCGCCCGGGGTCTTTCCACGGTCGGACTCGCGTGGGACGGCGCACGCCTCGCCGGACACGGAGCCCGTCGCAGCAAGGACAAGAAGGTCGGGGCGCGGCTGCTGGCGTGCGCGCGGGAGCTGCACCCGCGCGAGACGGCACCCTCGGGCGAACCGGCAACAGGCCCGGTTCCCACCTCCGCGAACACCGGTCTCAGCGAGCGCGAACACGAGATCGCCCAGCTGGTGCTGCAGGGCCGGACGTACGCCGAAATCGGAGCAGAGCTGTTCATCTCACCGCGTACTGCGGAGCACCACATCGGACAGATCCGCCGGCGGCTGGCTGCCACGTCGCGGTCGGATCTGCTGGCGAAACTGCGCGTGGCGATGAGCACGACGGAAGGGGCCGGACGATGA
- a CDS encoding IniB N-terminal domain-containing protein, producing MTTPLATIADALIEFILSLLRDPEAAAEFEQDPEGTLASNGLSDVCADDVRAVAPVVVDRPDVHPHPNPHPHPHPPGPKPTPVEEINTITQSFTIDNRATIVDQSVNQNIWANGDVNQIFDNEAIVNSGDGGAAAGETASVDTSTTDIETGDIAIGNETTDVDVDGSFNDSSTNTDTEVEADVDESFNDGSTETDVDVEVEESFNDTETEVDNTQVAVNNGDIGGDVAVENTVAVEAPPVETEDTWEADSSADYVEAPMEMELEEQP from the coding sequence ATGACCACTCCGCTGGCGACCATCGCCGATGCATTGATCGAATTCATCCTTAGCCTTCTGCGCGACCCGGAGGCCGCAGCGGAGTTCGAACAGGACCCGGAAGGGACGCTCGCCTCGAACGGCCTGTCGGACGTGTGCGCCGACGACGTGCGCGCCGTCGCCCCGGTCGTGGTCGACCGGCCCGACGTGCACCCGCACCCGAACCCCCACCCGCATCCCCACCCGCCTGGGCCCAAGCCCACGCCGGTCGAGGAGATCAACACGATCACCCAGTCGTTCACGATCGACAACCGCGCGACGATCGTCGACCAGTCGGTGAATCAGAACATCTGGGCCAACGGCGACGTGAACCAGATCTTCGACAACGAGGCGATCGTCAACAGCGGCGACGGCGGAGCCGCCGCCGGTGAGACCGCCAGCGTCGACACGTCGACCACCGACATCGAGACCGGCGACATCGCGATCGGCAACGAGACCACCGACGTCGACGTCGACGGATCGTTCAACGACTCCTCGACCAACACCGACACGGAGGTCGAGGCCGACGTCGACGAGTCCTTCAACGACGGATCGACGGAGACCGATGTCGATGTCGAGGTGGAGGAGTCGTTCAACGACACCGAGACCGAGGTGGACAACACGCAGGTCGCGGTCAACAACGGCGACATCGGCGGCGACGTCGCCGTGGAGAACACCGTGGCCGTCGAAGCTCCCCCGGTGGAGACCGAAGACACCTGGGAGGCCGACTCCTCCGCCGACTACGTCGAGGCGCCGATGGAGATGGAACTCGAAGAGCAGCCGTAA
- the rarD gene encoding EamA family transporter RarD, translating into MYTFVAYLLWGFLPLYFLALAPTGPWEVVAWRILLSLVFCAMLLTVTRTWPRLVAILRQRRLVGWTVVAGLLIYVNWQVFLIATLTGHVIETSLGYFINPILTVLLGVLILRERLRVTQWIALGIAAAAVGVIVAGYGAFPWIALSLATSFGLYGLVKKQIGPSVDAVSGLTLESLWLTPVAIIQLIAVGVTAGLTLGTAGAVHTVLLLLAGVMTATPLLLFAAGARRVPLTVIGLLQFVAPILQFTIGVWILQEPMPPERWIGFALVWAALVILSADSVSAARRSRRTVSDVADLT; encoded by the coding sequence GTGTACACGTTCGTCGCGTACCTCCTGTGGGGGTTCCTGCCGCTGTACTTCCTCGCGCTCGCACCCACCGGGCCGTGGGAGGTCGTCGCGTGGCGCATCCTGCTGTCGCTGGTGTTCTGCGCGATGCTGCTGACCGTCACGCGCACGTGGCCTCGGCTGGTGGCGATCCTCCGGCAGCGACGTCTCGTCGGCTGGACGGTGGTGGCGGGCCTGCTCATCTACGTCAACTGGCAGGTGTTCCTCATCGCGACCCTGACCGGGCACGTGATCGAGACGAGTCTCGGATACTTCATCAATCCGATCCTGACCGTGCTCCTGGGCGTCCTCATCCTCCGGGAGCGGCTGCGTGTCACGCAGTGGATCGCGCTCGGCATCGCGGCCGCCGCGGTCGGGGTGATCGTGGCGGGCTACGGTGCGTTCCCGTGGATCGCACTGTCGCTGGCGACATCCTTCGGACTGTACGGGCTCGTCAAGAAGCAGATCGGCCCCTCCGTCGACGCGGTGAGCGGGCTCACGCTCGAATCGCTCTGGCTCACCCCGGTCGCCATCATCCAGCTGATCGCGGTGGGGGTGACGGCCGGTCTCACACTCGGCACGGCCGGAGCCGTGCACACCGTGCTGCTGCTTCTGGCGGGGGTGATGACGGCGACGCCCCTGCTGCTGTTCGCCGCGGGCGCGCGCCGGGTTCCGCTGACCGTCATCGGCCTCCTGCAGTTCGTCGCCCCCATCCTGCAGTTCACGATCGGGGTGTGGATCCTGCAGGAGCCCATGCCGCCGGAGCGCTGGATCGGCTTCGCGCTGGTCTGGGCGGCGCTGGTGATCCTGTCGGCGGACTCCGTGTCGGCCGCGCGCCGGTCGCGCCGCACGGTGTCGGACGTGGCCGACCTCACGTAA
- a CDS encoding dynamin family protein: protein MSTPLRDDAARLLDTARARYADDAEATARLDELSRRLHEPLRLALAGMVKAGKSTLLNAMLGERIAPTDAGECTRVVTWYRYAATPSVTLHRRDGEQQRLPIRRERGRLIFDLGETSADDVDWIDVGWPSSGLRSLILIDTPGIASLSQDVSARSTTFLVPEARPSAADAIIYLMRHLHASDMKFLESFRDTAAGQSQTVNAVAVLSRADEIGSGRIDSILSANKVARRYELDGELASLALGVIPVAGLLAESARTLREDEYAAFKELAALPREDREKLLISADRFVRPSPATTLTEAARRALLARFGIFGVRLATALLRRSTPTSTDFAEMLVQQSGLNELQQFVREQFRTRAATLKIRGVLDGLERVLADFPRDDVDEVRGGIERIRATAHSLRELSALARARADGLPLAPSDAAEAERIIGGKGTGPTVRLGVGDDATDEEMRAEVDRLLDRWRALGQSPLTERSAVEVCRVVTRSLEEIASVLPAVAGTPHVVLAGGPGEGAA from the coding sequence GTGAGCACGCCGTTGCGCGACGACGCCGCGCGGCTGCTCGACACCGCGCGGGCCCGCTACGCCGACGACGCCGAGGCGACCGCGCGCCTGGACGAGTTGAGCCGTCGCCTGCACGAGCCGCTGCGTCTGGCGCTGGCGGGCATGGTCAAGGCCGGCAAGTCCACCCTCCTGAACGCGATGCTGGGGGAGCGGATCGCTCCCACCGACGCCGGCGAGTGCACGCGCGTGGTCACCTGGTACCGGTATGCCGCGACCCCCTCGGTCACCCTCCATCGCCGCGACGGCGAGCAGCAGCGCCTGCCGATCCGTCGCGAGCGAGGGCGCCTGATCTTCGACCTCGGCGAGACCTCGGCCGACGATGTCGACTGGATCGACGTCGGCTGGCCCTCGAGCGGGCTCCGGTCGCTCATCCTCATCGACACTCCTGGCATCGCCTCGCTGTCGCAAGACGTCTCGGCGCGCTCGACGACGTTCCTCGTGCCCGAGGCGAGGCCCTCGGCGGCCGACGCGATCATCTATCTGATGCGGCACCTGCATGCCTCGGACATGAAGTTCCTCGAGTCCTTCCGTGACACGGCGGCCGGTCAGTCTCAGACGGTGAACGCGGTCGCGGTCCTCTCGCGCGCCGACGAGATCGGCTCCGGCCGCATCGACTCGATCCTCTCCGCGAACAAGGTCGCCCGGCGCTACGAACTCGACGGGGAGCTCGCCTCGCTCGCCCTGGGCGTCATCCCCGTCGCGGGGCTGCTCGCCGAGAGCGCCCGCACCCTTCGCGAAGACGAGTATGCGGCCTTCAAGGAACTCGCCGCCCTCCCGCGCGAGGATCGGGAGAAGCTGCTCATCTCGGCGGACCGCTTCGTGCGGCCCTCGCCGGCGACGACCCTCACCGAAGCGGCCCGCCGCGCTCTCCTCGCCCGGTTCGGCATCTTCGGCGTGCGCCTGGCGACCGCGCTGCTGCGCCGATCCACGCCGACTTCGACCGACTTCGCCGAGATGCTCGTGCAGCAGAGTGGTCTGAACGAGTTGCAGCAGTTCGTCCGCGAGCAGTTCCGCACGCGCGCAGCAACGCTGAAGATCCGGGGCGTGCTCGACGGCCTGGAACGCGTGCTCGCGGATTTCCCCCGAGACGACGTCGACGAGGTGCGTGGGGGCATCGAACGCATCCGCGCCACCGCTCACAGCCTGCGTGAGCTCTCGGCGCTCGCGCGGGCGCGCGCCGACGGGCTGCCGCTGGCACCGAGCGACGCCGCCGAGGCGGAGCGGATCATCGGTGGCAAGGGGACCGGCCCGACGGTACGGCTGGGTGTCGGCGATGACGCCACCGACGAGGAGATGCGGGCCGAGGTCGACCGGCTGCTGGACCGGTGGCGCGCGCTCGGCCAGTCGCCGTTGACCGAACGCAGCGCCGTCGAGGTCTGTCGCGTGGTGACCCGCAGCCTGGAGGAGATCGCCTCAGTACTCCCCGCTGTCGCCGGAACGCCGCACGTCGTGCTTGCGGGCGGTCCAGGAGAGGGCGCCGCGTAG
- the groES gene encoding co-chaperone GroES, protein MSVSIKPLEDRIVITQVEAEQTTSSGLVIPDTAKEKPQEGEVVAVGPGRIDDNGNRVPVDVAVGDRVIYSKYGGTEVKFGADEYLVLSARDVLAVVVR, encoded by the coding sequence GTGTCGGTTTCCATCAAGCCGCTCGAGGACCGCATCGTCATCACGCAGGTCGAGGCCGAGCAGACCACGTCCAGCGGTCTGGTCATCCCCGACACCGCCAAGGAGAAGCCCCAGGAGGGCGAGGTCGTGGCGGTCGGTCCCGGTCGCATCGACGACAACGGCAACCGTGTCCCGGTCGACGTCGCCGTCGGCGACCGCGTGATCTACAGCAAGTACGGCGGTACCGAGGTCAAGTTCGGTGCCGATGAGTACCTCGTGCTGTCGGCGCGCGACGTTCTGGCGGTCGTCGTCCGCTGA
- a CDS encoding Hsp70 family protein: MATAYFLGIDVGTSRTAAATARSAPDTTLDTRSFPLGRSTDSAPSSVFVTADGLLFGDAAERRGISQPERLVREFKRSIGDDVPLSVAGRTLPPEQLYAHTVASVIEAVVEREGSSPEGTMLTHPTGWGSHRLGLIRTALGRAEVGEVSLITEPEAAARQYEAGRVLEPGRSLAVYDLGGGTFDSVILRKSDDGGFAPLGSASGIDDLGGADFDDEVLRHVLRAAGVTAADLQSDDADMRLALSQLRRECVDAKEALSFDSDVTIPVLLPTGAASVRLTRAEFEDMIAPSVERTADTLEDTLEAAGLTPDDVESILLVGGSSRIPLVAQMLSERFDRPIAIDADPKSSIALGAARAIAPAAEIGAGLALLPAGSAAALVDDAPVAEAADVAEAPTPLPARRSRAIPIAASAAGALVLASGLVLANATGLGNSTLAAGSSQQSLSEWLGMELTASSQAVSETSEPEAAGEEPGAADAVKAAPRPKADTGGWTTPRSNPMVHNTRTTPKSSSSSSSATQGRTSPSKSAPPKSSGSSGSTGSSGSSGSSGSSGSSGSTGSTGSSGSGGSTTTPSTPPTTSTPTPTTPSTPSPSTPSTTPTQEPDPTPTEPTTDPSPTTDPTPDQTTPTQEPEPTSEPEPTASTSTAPDPAPSETQTETTPPTSPSPSPSDTTVTAE, translated from the coding sequence ATGGCAACGGCGTATTTTCTGGGTATCGACGTCGGTACGAGCAGGACGGCGGCAGCGACCGCACGGTCCGCTCCCGACACCACACTCGACACCCGAAGCTTTCCGCTCGGACGCAGCACCGACAGTGCTCCGTCATCGGTGTTCGTCACCGCTGACGGCCTGCTCTTCGGAGACGCCGCCGAACGACGCGGCATCAGCCAGCCCGAGCGGCTCGTGCGCGAGTTCAAGCGCAGCATCGGCGACGACGTTCCGCTGTCGGTGGCGGGGCGGACTCTTCCGCCCGAGCAGCTCTATGCGCACACCGTCGCCTCGGTCATCGAGGCCGTCGTCGAGCGCGAGGGCTCGTCACCCGAGGGCACCATGCTCACCCACCCGACCGGGTGGGGCTCCCACCGGCTGGGCCTGATCCGCACCGCGCTGGGCCGCGCCGAGGTCGGCGAGGTGTCGCTGATCACCGAACCCGAAGCGGCCGCACGGCAGTACGAAGCCGGCCGGGTTCTGGAGCCGGGCCGCTCGCTCGCCGTCTACGACCTCGGCGGCGGCACGTTCGACTCCGTCATCCTCCGCAAGTCCGACGACGGCGGGTTCGCGCCCCTCGGCAGCGCGTCGGGAATCGACGACCTCGGTGGCGCCGACTTCGACGACGAGGTGCTCCGCCACGTGCTCCGCGCTGCGGGCGTGACCGCAGCCGACCTGCAGTCCGACGACGCCGACATGCGGCTGGCGCTGTCGCAGCTGCGCCGGGAGTGCGTCGACGCCAAGGAGGCGCTCTCGTTCGACTCCGACGTGACGATCCCGGTGCTCCTGCCCACGGGCGCGGCGAGCGTTCGCCTGACCCGTGCGGAGTTCGAGGACATGATCGCGCCGTCGGTGGAGCGCACGGCCGACACGCTCGAAGACACGCTCGAAGCCGCCGGTCTCACTCCCGACGACGTCGAGAGCATCCTGCTCGTCGGCGGATCATCTCGCATCCCGCTCGTCGCGCAGATGCTCTCCGAGCGCTTCGACCGTCCGATCGCGATCGATGCCGATCCGAAGTCCTCGATCGCCCTCGGCGCAGCGCGGGCCATCGCACCGGCCGCCGAGATCGGCGCGGGTCTCGCCCTGCTGCCGGCCGGGTCCGCCGCGGCACTGGTCGACGACGCCCCCGTCGCCGAGGCGGCCGATGTCGCCGAGGCACCCACGCCGCTTCCCGCTCGCCGGTCTCGGGCGATCCCGATCGCGGCGTCCGCAGCGGGCGCGCTCGTGCTCGCGAGCGGCCTCGTGCTCGCGAACGCGACCGGACTCGGCAACAGCACCCTCGCCGCCGGCTCGAGCCAGCAGTCGCTGAGCGAGTGGCTCGGCATGGAGCTGACCGCGTCCTCGCAGGCGGTCAGCGAGACGAGTGAGCCCGAGGCGGCCGGTGAGGAACCGGGTGCTGCCGATGCGGTCAAGGCCGCGCCCCGGCCGAAGGCGGACACCGGCGGCTGGACCACACCGCGCAGCAACCCGATGGTGCACAACACCCGCACCACACCGAAGTCATCGTCCTCCTCCTCGAGTGCCACGCAGGGGCGCACGTCGCCGTCGAAGTCGGCGCCGCCGAAGTCCTCGGGATCCAGCGGATCGACGGGGTCGAGCGGGTCGTCGGGCTCGAGCGGTTCGTCCGGGTCCAGCGGCTCCACCGGATCGACCGGCTCGTCCGGATCCGGCGGGTCGACGACCACGCCGTCGACGCCTCCGACCACATCGACACCGACGCCGACCACCCCGTCGACGCCCTCGCCCTCGACACCGTCGACCACTCCGACGCAGGAGCCGGACCCGACCCCGACCGAGCCGACGACGGACCCGTCGCCGACGACCGACCCGACGCCGGATCAGACGACCCCGACGCAGGAGCCCGAGCCGACGAGCGAGCCGGAACCCACCGCGTCGACCTCGACGGCACCCGACCCCGCGCCCTCAGAAACGCAGACCGAGACGACTCCCCCCACGTCGCCCAGCCCCAGCCCGTCCGATACGACGGTGACGGCTGAGTAG
- a CDS encoding dynamin family protein: protein MRHGPDPPYPCPADRDSVGPGTVFKGECVSDDIAKRDDQTANEPTMVSPQTGRQLVALVDNVESLAAATGRADLAERLDNTRKRLQDPNVRVIVVGEFKKGKSKLINALVNAPVCPVDDDVATSVPTAVGFAETPRAWVVQQKGDQPGVVEQIDIPLEALADYVSERGNPSNEQKLLSAEVVLPRELLRGGLRLVDSPGVGGLDSTNALTTLAALSSAHAVLLVSDASQEYTEPEVQFLRHAMRVSPNVAAVLSKTDLYPQWRDIERIDRSHLGDVGEVPIFSVSSDLRLLAAEHHDRELNDESGFPQLVHHLRGEVLAHAEVVHARSAVHDVVSVVDQMEVSLTSELNAILHPEDTPRMIAQLEDAKARADEFRGRSSKWQTTLNDGVADLISDMEHDLRDRLRRVQREAEASIDEGDPGPIWEQITEWIDQRINAAVSETFVWTDERSRWLCEEVAEQFFEGQTEIPLFAVGDTEGVLDPVDRIAGVDSGQMGAAEKIFIGVRGSYGGVLMVGLATGLIGLSLINPLSLLAGVLVGRRAYREDMTNRLARRRFEAKTVVRRHIEEVIFQVGKQLRDRLRLVQRAARDHFGGMADELHRSLGEAVLAAKQAASTYASGRDNRVRELQTQIQQLETLKRKIPAIAPVRQLEAARS from the coding sequence GTGCGTCACGGCCCCGATCCGCCCTATCCCTGTCCGGCGGATCGGGATAGCGTGGGCCCGGGGACAGTTTTCAAGGGGGAATGCGTGAGCGACGACATCGCCAAGCGAGACGATCAGACCGCCAACGAGCCGACGATGGTGTCGCCGCAGACCGGAAGGCAGCTGGTCGCGCTCGTCGACAATGTCGAGTCGCTCGCGGCCGCCACCGGTCGTGCCGATCTGGCCGAGCGGCTGGACAACACCCGCAAGCGGCTGCAGGACCCGAACGTGCGGGTCATCGTGGTCGGGGAGTTCAAGAAGGGCAAGAGCAAGCTCATCAACGCCCTCGTCAACGCCCCGGTGTGCCCCGTGGACGACGATGTGGCCACGAGCGTCCCCACCGCGGTGGGTTTCGCCGAGACGCCCCGGGCATGGGTCGTGCAGCAGAAGGGCGACCAGCCGGGCGTCGTCGAGCAGATCGACATCCCTCTCGAAGCGCTCGCCGACTACGTCTCCGAGCGCGGCAACCCCAGCAACGAGCAGAAGCTGCTGTCGGCCGAGGTCGTTCTGCCCCGCGAATTGCTGCGCGGCGGGCTGCGGCTGGTCGACTCGCCGGGCGTCGGCGGGCTCGACTCCACCAACGCGCTGACCACGCTTGCGGCGCTGTCGTCGGCGCATGCCGTGCTGCTCGTGTCGGATGCGTCGCAGGAGTACACCGAGCCCGAGGTGCAGTTCCTGCGCCACGCCATGCGCGTGTCGCCGAACGTGGCGGCGGTGCTGTCGAAGACGGACCTCTACCCGCAGTGGCGCGACATCGAGCGCATCGACCGCTCGCACCTGGGCGACGTCGGCGAGGTGCCGATCTTCTCCGTCTCCAGCGATCTGCGGCTGCTCGCCGCCGAGCACCACGATCGCGAACTGAACGACGAATCGGGTTTCCCTCAGCTCGTCCACCATCTTCGCGGCGAAGTCCTGGCACATGCCGAAGTGGTTCATGCCCGGAGCGCGGTCCACGACGTCGTGTCGGTCGTGGACCAGATGGAGGTCTCGCTCACCTCCGAGCTGAACGCCATCCTGCATCCCGAGGACACCCCGCGCATGATCGCGCAGCTCGAAGACGCCAAGGCGCGGGCCGACGAGTTCCGGGGACGCTCGTCCAAGTGGCAGACGACCCTGAACGACGGCGTCGCCGACCTCATCTCCGACATGGAGCACGATCTGCGCGACCGCCTGCGGCGGGTGCAGCGCGAGGCGGAGGCATCCATCGACGAGGGCGATCCGGGCCCGATCTGGGAGCAGATCACCGAGTGGATCGATCAGCGCATCAACGCGGCGGTGTCGGAGACGTTCGTGTGGACCGACGAGCGCTCGCGCTGGCTGTGCGAAGAGGTCGCGGAGCAGTTCTTCGAGGGACAGACCGAGATTCCGCTGTTCGCTGTCGGCGACACCGAGGGCGTGCTCGATCCCGTCGACCGGATCGCCGGCGTCGACTCCGGTCAGATGGGTGCGGCCGAGAAGATCTTCATCGGCGTGCGCGGTTCCTACGGCGGCGTTCTCATGGTCGGTCTCGCGACCGGCCTCATCGGACTGTCGCTCATCAACCCGCTGTCGCTCCTGGCCGGTGTGCTCGTGGGCCGCCGCGCCTACCGAGAAGACATGACCAACCGGCTCGCGCGCCGTCGCTTCGAGGCAAAGACGGTCGTGCGCCGCCACATCGAAGAGGTCATCTTCCAGGTCGGCAAGCAGCTCAGGGACCGTCTGCGCCTCGTGCAGCGTGCGGCGCGCGACCACTTCGGCGGCATGGCCGACGAACTGCACCGCTCGCTCGGTGAAGCGGTGCTGGCCGCCAAGCAGGCCGCTTCGACGTACGCCAGCGGCCGGGACAATCGGGTCAGGGAGCTGCAGACGCAGATCCAGCAGCTCGAAACGCTCAAGCGGAAGATCCCCGCGATCGCGCCCGTCAGGCAGCTCGAGGCGGCGCGCTCGTGA
- a CDS encoding metal-sensitive transcriptional regulator: MTDTAPITDGAHAHHGYISDKARYLNRLKRIEGQARGIRTMVEDERYCIDILTQISALTSALETVALGLLDDHLRHCVVDAARAGGPEAEEKIAEASQAIARLVR, encoded by the coding sequence ATGACCGACACCGCCCCGATCACCGACGGCGCGCACGCCCACCACGGCTACATCAGCGACAAGGCCCGCTACCTCAATCGCCTGAAGCGGATCGAGGGGCAGGCGCGCGGCATCCGCACGATGGTCGAGGATGAGCGCTACTGCATCGACATCCTGACGCAGATCAGCGCCCTCACCAGCGCGCTGGAGACCGTGGCGCTGGGGCTCCTCGACGACCACCTGCGTCACTGCGTGGTCGACGCCGCGCGAGCCGGAGGCCCCGAGGCCGAGGAGAAGATCGCGGAGGCATCGCAGGCCATCGCGCGCCTCGTGCGGTGA